The segment AGCTCCACTAACACCGACACCTGCTTTCCATTGTCCGCAGCCTCGGCCAGGGCCGCAATGATCGGAGAATTTCCGCTGACCCGGTAGAGTGTCTGCTTGATGGCCAGAACCTCCGGATCTCTGGCCGCCTTCTTTATGAAGTTTACCACAGGCTCAAAGGTTTCAAAGGGATGGGTTAACAGGATGTCGCCCTTCCTGATGTTTGTGAAAATATCGTCGTCGTTCATCAGAGCCGGAACCGGCTGAGGCGTATAGCCGGGAGCCTTGAAGCGGTCGAATCCCGGAAGGCCGTATACCTTCATCAGCACAGTCAGATCCAGGGGCCCGCTGATCTCGTAGATCTCGTCGTTTGTCACCTTCAGCTCTTTTTTCAGAATCTTTAACAGCCTCTTGTCCGCCTTCTCCTCAATGTCCAGGCGGATGGCCTCTCCCCACTGGCGCTTCTTGAGCTGGCGCTCAATCTCCTTTAACAGATCCTCCGCCTCGTCCTCGTCAATGCTCAGATCCGCATTTCTCATGACGCGGAAGGGATGGGAGCAGATAATGTCATAGTTCAAAAACAGCTTCTCGATGTTCCTCTCAATCACTTCCTCCAGGAAGATAATCGATGCCTGGCCCGGTGCATTTTTCCCTGTCTGTTCCTTTCCTGCACTCTCACTTTTCTCCTCATCATCCTTCTCTTCCATCTCCGGCGGGATAACCACCACGCGGGGAAGGCCGCTGGGAACACGCACCATGGCAAAGTCGATCTCCGAATCCCCCTTTTTCTTCTTCACCAGGGCGGCGATATTCAAGGACTTGTTTCTGATAAGGGGAAACGGCCTTGAGGAGTCCACGGCCATGGGAGTCAGCACCGGGTAAACCATCTCCTCAAAATACCGGTCCACAAAAGCAGCTTCCTGTTTTGTCAGGTTCTCATGGGAAGTGATCACCTTCAGGCCGTTCTGGCGCAGCGCAGGGAGAAGGGAGCGGTTATAGATCCGGTACTGCTCCTCCACCAGCTCATGAGTTTTGATTCCGATGGCCGCAAGCTGCTCTGATGCAGTCATGCCGGCAATATCCGGTTTCGTATAGTTGGCGTGGATCATATCCTTTAACGACGCCACTCGCACCATGAAAAATTCATCCAGGTTGGAGGCTGTAATACTTAAAAATTTCAGCCTGTCAAACAGAGGCGTAGACTTGTCCCTTGCCTCTCCCAGCACTCTGTAGTTAAAGTCCAGCCAGCTCAGTTCACGGTTTACATAATTTTTAGGATCCCAGAATTTCTCGTCATTTGCGGCCATTGTTATACCCTCCTTTTATGTTTCAGCACTGGCTGAATTCCAAAAATTTCTTCAAAAAACTCTGCCGTATTATCGAAAGACGCCCGCTCCAGAATAATGGTTTCCTGGCAGGTGGCAGTAATCAGCAGCTTCCCGTCCTTCACAGCCAGAGACGCGCCGGCCAGCTTCTGCCTCTGGCTCTTGTCCAGGGCATTGGCCAGGCGCAGGATCGCAGTCAGCTTGGCAATCAGGATGGTTACAGCCCGCTTTGTCAGGCCCCTTCCCTCATACTGGGACAGATCCGACTCCAGATGTACCCCGTTGTAGGCAAATTCCTGATTGCAGTAGCGGACTACATTGGCCACAATCTCCCTCTCCAGATGGGAGATTCCGATGATCTCTGTGGCCATGATAATCTGGTAGGAGCTCTGGGTCTCCCTGCTGGAGCTGATAAACTTTCCGCAGTCATGGAGAATCGCCGCTATCCTCAGGAGAAGCCTCTCCCTCTCTCCCAGGCCGTGGTATTTTTTCGTCACATCGAAAAGCTCTGAGGCCATGCGGTCCACTTCCTGAATATGGGCTCCATGGCATTTATAGCGCTTTGCCATATTTCTGGCAGCCGACAGAATATCCCCGTTAAAGTCATGGCGCAGCTTCACCAGCTTTTTCTCCTGGGCATACTCAGCCGCTATCCCATCGCAGAGGCTGACGCCGGGAATCCATACGGTTTCAGCCCCTGTCATCTCCAGTACTCTTCCATAGATGATAGCGCTGGGCACAAGGATCGATGCGTACTCCCGGTCCACTCCGTAATAATCCTCAATCTCCTCCGGCCTCATGGACAGCAGCCGATTGTAGAAGCTCCTGAACTGCTCAGCCGAAACACGGTCTGACTCCATATGGCGGATACCGCTCTTTGCCATAAACAGGATGCTCTCGCCTGTGGCAATCAGGCATTTGATCTCCCGCTCCTTTAAGTAAATGCGCTTAAAGGGATAGAGCTCATTGTCCACGAGCTCCTCCATCACCGGAACCACCTCGCCTGCACTTAGATTCCAGCGGGAAATCATCTCCCTCATGCGCAGTCCCCCCAGAAAAATATTCTGGGTGGATACCAGCATATCCTTGTCAAACAGGGAGATCTGCGTGCTTCCGAAGCCGACATCGATGATTGCCGTACCTTTCTGAACGGTTTTCTGGAAAGCCGCATCCTTGGACGCAACCGCCTTATAGCTCATAAGCCTCAGTTCGGAATTGTTGATGGATTTGACAATCAGGCCTGTACGGACCTGAATCTGATCCAGCACAATCTGGCTGTTTTTCGCCTCCCTCATGGCGCTGGTGGCGTAGGCCCGGTACTCTGTGATCCGGTAGCTCTTCATGATCTCTGTAAAATTTCTCAGAACCTGGCACATCTCCTTAACCAGGCCGTAGCCGATTTTTCCATCATTGTAAGTATCTTTTCCCAAAGCAAGGACGTGGCGCAGGTGATCTACCTCCCGGATGCCGAAGCTCTGGGAGATCTCATAGATTCCCATCTCAAGCTCAAAGGAACCCACGTCGATTGCCGCAAACATTTTAATTGCCATAGCTTCCCTCCTTATTGCTCATTCCTGTTCCCAGAAGGTGCGTGATGAACTGTGCCGCCGTCCTGCCCGACAGGCCGCCGTGGCTTAACTCCCACTGGTTTGCGAGGAGCAGGAGCTCCTCTCTCGGAATCTCTACATGGTATTTTTCAGCCAGAACGCTGACGATGTTCTGAAATTCTTTCTTGTCCGGTGCTCCGTAGTAGATGGTAACACCAAACCGGGCCACCAGGGAGAGCTTTTCCTGAACGGTGTCGTTTTTATGGAGATCGTCATCAAGCTCTCTCTTGTCGCTGAATTTCTCGCGAATCAGATGGCGGCGGTTTGAGGTGGCATAGATCAGCACATTGTCCGGCTTTCTGCCAAGTCCGCCCTCGATCATGGCCTTCAGATATTTATATTCGATCTCGTACTCCTCAAAGGAGAGATCGTCCATGTATACAATAAATTTATAGTTTCTGTCCTTGATCTGTTCCAGAATATCGGACAGGCATTGAAACTGGTGCTTGTAGACCTCAATCATGCGCAGGCCTCTGTCATAGTACTCATTGAGAATCGCCTTAATGCTCGAGGATTTTCCGGTGCCGCTGTCTCCAAAGAGAAGCACGTTGTTTGCCTCTCTCCCCTCGATGAAGGCCTCCGTATTTTCCACCAGCTTTTTCTTC is part of the Clostridium sp. M62/1 genome and harbors:
- a CDS encoding HD domain-containing protein translates to MAIKMFAAIDVGSFELEMGIYEISQSFGIREVDHLRHVLALGKDTYNDGKIGYGLVKEMCQVLRNFTEIMKSYRITEYRAYATSAMREAKNSQIVLDQIQVRTGLIVKSINNSELRLMSYKAVASKDAAFQKTVQKGTAIIDVGFGSTQISLFDKDMLVSTQNIFLGGLRMREMISRWNLSAGEVVPVMEELVDNELYPFKRIYLKEREIKCLIATGESILFMAKSGIRHMESDRVSAEQFRSFYNRLLSMRPEEIEDYYGVDREYASILVPSAIIYGRVLEMTGAETVWIPGVSLCDGIAAEYAQEKKLVKLRHDFNGDILSAARNMAKRYKCHGAHIQEVDRMASELFDVTKKYHGLGERERLLLRIAAILHDCGKFISSSRETQSSYQIIMATEIIGISHLEREIVANVVRYCNQEFAYNGVHLESDLSQYEGRGLTKRAVTILIAKLTAILRLANALDKSQRQKLAGASLAVKDGKLLITATCQETIILERASFDNTAEFFEEIFGIQPVLKHKRRV
- the ppk1 gene encoding polyphosphate kinase 1; translated protein: MAANDEKFWDPKNYVNRELSWLDFNYRVLGEARDKSTPLFDRLKFLSITASNLDEFFMVRVASLKDMIHANYTKPDIAGMTASEQLAAIGIKTHELVEEQYRIYNRSLLPALRQNGLKVITSHENLTKQEAAFVDRYFEEMVYPVLTPMAVDSSRPFPLIRNKSLNIAALVKKKKGDSEIDFAMVRVPSGLPRVVVIPPEMEEKDDEEKSESAGKEQTGKNAPGQASIIFLEEVIERNIEKLFLNYDIICSHPFRVMRNADLSIDEDEAEDLLKEIERQLKKRQWGEAIRLDIEEKADKRLLKILKKELKVTNDEIYEISGPLDLTVLMKVYGLPGFDRFKAPGYTPQPVPALMNDDDIFTNIRKGDILLTHPFETFEPVVNFIKKAARDPEVLAIKQTLYRVSGNSPIIAALAEAADNGKQVSVLVELKARFDEENNINWAKMLEKAGCHVIYGLLGLKTHSKITLVVRKEEDGIRRYVHLGTGNYNDSTAKLYTDCGLFTCSRQIGEDATAVFNMLSGYSEPLGWNKLSLAPLWLRGKFLRLIQREIKSAREGRHARIAAKMNSLCDKEIIANLYEASCAGVKIQLIVRGICCLKAGVPGLSENIEVHSIVGNFLEHSRIFLFENGGNQEVYMGSADWMPRNLDRRVEILFPVEDERLKERLIHILDVQLADNVKAYLLQADGTYVRKSLRGRQKVNAQEQFCEEAIQAAKAVEESADPANRRVFIPREQ